A DNA window from Candidatus Protochlamydia naegleriophila contains the following coding sequences:
- a CDS encoding class I SAM-dependent methyltransferase, with the protein MKAFFKNLFKKQETHPQLSCPLCQTHHNHFNPLPSFYLDSLKEAGFKHGLDKFETLELNHYSCPTCGSTDRDRLYSLYLQGRQQSNPVSKKLTMLDIAPSTPLSNWIRKQGHYQYRTCDLFMPNVDDKIDITDMKEYSDGSFDCLICSHVLEHVSDDQKAMRELYRILAPKGWGILMVPISLVAEQIEENCNIASPKERIRHFAQDDHVRLYSKNGFKERLIQAGFSVSAHTIVHFEDYAFRKHGIDSKSVLYIAHKP; encoded by the coding sequence GTGAAAGCATTTTTCAAGAATTTATTCAAAAAGCAAGAAACCCATCCACAACTTTCTTGTCCATTATGCCAAACGCACCACAACCATTTTAATCCCCTTCCCTCTTTTTACCTTGATAGCTTAAAGGAAGCGGGTTTCAAGCATGGATTAGATAAATTTGAAACATTAGAACTCAATCATTATTCCTGCCCGACTTGCGGCTCAACCGATCGAGACCGCCTCTATTCCCTTTATCTGCAAGGGCGCCAGCAATCAAACCCGGTCTCCAAGAAACTGACCATGCTCGATATTGCTCCATCGACGCCCCTCTCAAATTGGATCAGAAAACAAGGGCATTATCAATACCGCACCTGCGATCTATTCATGCCAAATGTCGATGATAAGATCGATATTACCGATATGAAGGAATACTCCGATGGATCCTTTGACTGCCTCATTTGTTCTCACGTTTTAGAGCATGTATCTGATGATCAAAAAGCCATGCGTGAGCTGTACCGCATTTTAGCTCCCAAAGGATGGGGCATCCTCATGGTTCCCATCTCACTCGTTGCCGAACAAATTGAGGAAAACTGCAATATTGCCTCGCCAAAAGAAAGAATACGCCATTTTGCGCAGGATGATCATGTACGCCTCTATTCTAAAAATGGATTTAAAGAAAGATTGATCCAAGCAGGTTTTTCTGTCAGCGCTCATACAATTGTTCATTTCGAAGATTACGCATTTAGAAAGCATGGAATTGATTCAAAAAGCGTGCTTTACATCGCTCACAAACCTTAA
- a CDS encoding acyltransferase: MNYSTEELEEMLGGIGSNVKIHRTALFFNPKQIFIGSNVRIDCYSVLSAGAAGIHIGNYIHIAASTHLFGGGGQILLEDFCNLSSRVSLFTSTDDYVEGYMTNPMVPEQYKKVEHGPITLRKHAIVGCGSIVLPHVEIGLGGAVGALSLIKKNVPAFTIVGGIPAKKLGERDQKLLELETQLKSL; this comes from the coding sequence ATGAATTACTCCACAGAAGAACTCGAAGAAATGTTGGGAGGCATTGGATCCAATGTAAAAATCCACCGCACGGCTCTTTTCTTCAATCCCAAACAAATCTTTATCGGCTCCAATGTACGCATCGACTGCTACAGCGTGCTGAGTGCGGGTGCTGCTGGAATCCACATCGGCAACTACATCCACATCGCAGCAAGCACCCATTTATTTGGCGGCGGCGGACAAATACTGCTAGAAGACTTTTGCAATCTCTCTTCCCGCGTATCCCTCTTTACTTCTACTGATGACTACGTTGAGGGATATATGACAAATCCTATGGTGCCTGAACAGTATAAAAAAGTGGAACATGGCCCCATTACGCTTCGCAAGCATGCAATCGTTGGATGTGGATCGATCGTTTTACCACACGTGGAAATAGGACTCGGAGGCGCCGTCGGCGCCTTATCATTGATTAAAAAAAATGTCCCCGCATTTACAATTGTGGGGGGCATTCCAGCCAAAAAGCTCGGTGAGCGCGACCAAAAGCTGCTCGAATTAGAAACGCAGCTTAAATCGCTCTAA
- a CDS encoding HdeD family acid-resistance protein, with the protein MENQHEEKIMTPYIRDIAEVRNNWGSFFAIGLLLIVLGVIAVTFNVFTTMFSVFLLGILLIISGAAQIAQSFLARKWSGLFLALLAGILYIVVGFFCVAKPIASATGLTLLIAAFLLIGGLFRMLTSAILRFEQWGWVFFNGLVTFILGLMIYADWPVSGLWIIGMFVGIDMILSGWSWVILALTARPRSNP; encoded by the coding sequence GTGGAAAATCAACATGAAGAAAAGATCATGACTCCCTACATTCGGGATATTGCCGAAGTACGCAATAATTGGGGATCTTTCTTTGCCATTGGCCTTTTATTGATCGTTTTAGGTGTTATTGCCGTGACTTTTAACGTTTTCACAACGATGTTTTCAGTTTTTTTGTTGGGGATTTTGTTAATCATCTCGGGTGCGGCGCAAATTGCGCAAAGCTTTTTAGCCAGAAAGTGGAGTGGGCTATTTCTGGCTCTCTTAGCTGGAATATTATACATCGTTGTCGGTTTTTTTTGCGTGGCTAAACCCATCGCAAGTGCGACGGGGCTGACTTTATTGATCGCAGCCTTTCTTTTGATCGGTGGTTTATTCCGCATGCTTACTTCAGCCATACTCCGCTTCGAGCAGTGGGGGTGGGTCTTTTTCAATGGACTAGTCACCTTTATTTTGGGCCTGATGATTTATGCAGACTGGCCTGTATCGGGTCTGTGGATCATTGGAATGTTTGTGGGAATTGATATGATTTTGTCGGGATGGTCATGGGTCATATTGGCACTGACTGCCCGTCCACGCTCAAATCCGTAG
- a CDS encoding DegT/DnrJ/EryC1/StrS family aminotransferase translates to MQTDISPCQQITSFKEPIYVTRPLLPDLDAVHAELEEVWDNKILTNGGPKHQELEKKINDLLKVPNTCLFNNGTIALITACQALRLSGEVITTPFTFPATPHILAWNGLTPVFCDIDPVTMNIDPKKIESLITSKTSAILGVHVYGTPCAVEEIQEIANRHGLKVIYDAAHAFGMEWNGKGIGTFGDITMFSFHATKLFHTVEGGCVTFNDPYLKPRIELLKNFGIKNENEVILPGINGKLNELQAVIGLINLNAVEEEKQKRTQIINTYREELSDIKGILVPQEDPRVKSSCQYFVIRIGSEFGITRDELHQKLKEYNVITRKYFYPLCSDYTCYKALPSSAPSNLPVANQIVHEVLALPLYGQLQLDDVRKICALIRSLKGN, encoded by the coding sequence ATGCAAACAGACATTTCACCTTGTCAACAGATAACAAGTTTTAAAGAACCTATTTACGTCACCCGCCCTCTCCTTCCCGATTTAGATGCCGTTCATGCAGAATTAGAAGAGGTATGGGACAATAAGATTTTGACAAATGGCGGTCCCAAACATCAAGAGCTCGAAAAAAAAATCAACGACCTTTTAAAGGTTCCCAATACCTGTTTATTCAACAATGGAACAATTGCCCTCATTACGGCATGCCAAGCTTTACGCCTGTCGGGAGAAGTCATTACGACTCCTTTTACGTTTCCAGCTACGCCTCATATTCTTGCTTGGAATGGCCTAACACCTGTTTTTTGCGATATCGATCCAGTCACCATGAATATCGACCCCAAAAAAATTGAATCCCTCATCACATCCAAGACGTCGGCCATTTTAGGCGTACACGTTTATGGGACCCCATGTGCAGTCGAAGAAATTCAAGAAATAGCCAATAGACACGGCTTAAAAGTCATCTACGATGCAGCTCATGCATTTGGAATGGAGTGGAACGGTAAAGGGATTGGAACTTTTGGCGATATTACCATGTTCAGCTTCCACGCCACTAAACTCTTTCATACCGTTGAAGGCGGCTGCGTCACCTTTAATGATCCTTATCTTAAGCCACGCATCGAGCTCTTAAAAAACTTCGGAATCAAAAATGAAAATGAAGTGATCTTGCCTGGAATCAATGGAAAACTGAATGAATTACAAGCCGTAATCGGATTGATTAATTTGAATGCGGTTGAAGAAGAGAAACAGAAAAGAACGCAGATTATCAATACTTATCGCGAAGAATTGTCAGACATCAAAGGCATCTTAGTTCCACAAGAAGACCCAAGAGTGAAATCCAGCTGCCAGTACTTTGTAATCCGCATTGGAAGTGAATTTGGTATCACTCGCGACGAACTACACCAAAAGTTGAAAGAGTACAACGTTATTACGAGAAAGTACTTCTACCCTCTCTGTAGCGACTATACCTGCTACAAAGCGCTTCCATCTTCTGCACCGTCAAATCTTCCAGTGGCAAACCAAATCGTTCACGAAGTGCTTGCCCTTCCGCTTTATGGCCAGCTTCAGCTAGACGATGTCAGAAAAATTTGTGCGCTCATCCGCTCGTTAAAAGGCAATTGA
- a CDS encoding glycosyltransferase, with protein sequence MVKLSVAMPSYNHGNFIGKAIESVLTQKECDLELVVVDDCSSDHSIEEIRKFKDPRLKLHLSEKNQGACRTLSKAIELGTGDYVAILNSDDCFLPGKLKKQIEFLDKNPSIHALFGLPQFIDSNGRCIEQQKSNFCKEAFQQPNKSRHEWLRHFFYHGNALCHPTVMIRRSCYQQLGYYNPCFAQLPDFDFWVRVALHYNIHILMEELIQFRILDDGGNASAAKIEHYWQNQWEMTQILRRFNTIPNLEEYCKVFPEDKALYGAFPASESPFIIPYAIAMKALNSTLIHPIHQPAYQSFALQTLFDLLQNPDSSQCMQKRFDFSPVKFNRLTKQCEIFNAREKWDSAFPERFPPAKKAFFQFKQNIKKLLLKVGIKR encoded by the coding sequence ATGGTAAAGCTAAGCGTTGCCATGCCAAGCTATAACCATGGCAATTTTATTGGTAAAGCCATCGAAAGTGTCTTAACACAAAAGGAATGCGACTTAGAGTTGGTGGTCGTAGATGATTGCTCAAGCGACCACTCCATTGAAGAAATTCGCAAATTCAAAGATCCGCGCCTAAAGCTGCATCTTTCTGAAAAAAACCAGGGAGCTTGCCGAACGCTTAGTAAAGCCATCGAACTCGGTACAGGTGACTATGTGGCGATTCTCAATTCCGATGATTGCTTTCTGCCAGGGAAATTAAAGAAGCAGATTGAATTCCTCGATAAAAACCCATCTATTCATGCCCTCTTTGGGCTGCCCCAATTCATCGATTCAAATGGCCGGTGCATCGAGCAACAGAAAAGCAACTTTTGCAAAGAAGCCTTCCAACAGCCCAACAAGAGTCGTCATGAATGGCTCCGCCATTTTTTTTATCATGGCAATGCTCTTTGCCATCCAACTGTCATGATTAGACGCAGCTGTTATCAACAGTTGGGATATTACAATCCTTGTTTTGCACAGCTTCCCGACTTTGACTTTTGGGTAAGGGTCGCGCTTCATTATAACATCCACATTTTAATGGAAGAGCTGATCCAGTTTCGCATTTTGGATGACGGCGGCAATGCAAGCGCTGCCAAGATTGAGCACTATTGGCAGAACCAATGGGAGATGACTCAAATTTTGCGCCGGTTCAATACCATCCCTAACCTGGAAGAGTATTGCAAAGTATTTCCAGAGGATAAGGCTCTTTATGGCGCTTTTCCCGCAAGTGAAAGCCCTTTTATCATCCCCTACGCCATAGCGATGAAGGCCTTAAATAGCACTCTCATCCATCCCATTCATCAACCAGCTTATCAATCTTTTGCACTGCAAACGCTCTTCGACCTTTTGCAAAATCCGGACTCCTCGCAATGCATGCAAAAAAGATTCGACTTTTCGCCGGTCAAATTTAATCGCCTCACCAAGCAGTGTGAAATCTTTAATGCTAGGGAAAAATGGGACTCAGCCTTTCCAGAGCGCTTTCCACCAGCTAAAAAAGCCTTCTTCCAGTTTAAACAAAACATTAAAAAGCTCTTGCTAAAAGTTGGAATCAAACGATGA
- a CDS encoding MFS transporter, with product MSNSRITAWTIWIIASVFYAYQYILRVMPNIMLDDIMQQFHIGAAALGQFSGIYYIGYSLMHLPLGIMLDRYGPKKIMAGCIVLTVIGLLPLIFADHWIYPIAGRALIGMGSSAAILGLFKIIRMSFSEEKFPRMLSISVMIGLIGAIYGGGPVSYMREAFGYQAVVQLFAVCGIILAAITYWIIPSTTSTQQTTMLGDIKEVLSNGRVIWSCIFAGLMVGPLEGFADVWGRSFLKEVYGFDGTLAASLPSMIFIGMCFGAPVLSLIAEKTGSYLATIIGAGIVMTISFSALLIWHLATGAISVSFVLVGICSAYQILAIYKASTYVPEHVAGLTTAVANMIIMIFGYAFHATMGGVINAMGGPSASSALVYGIAVIPVALAIGAAGFFILFAKEKVQSGKTSAIPASR from the coding sequence ATGTCGAATTCACGTATCACAGCATGGACGATCTGGATCATAGCTTCGGTCTTCTATGCCTACCAATACATATTGAGGGTCATGCCCAACATCATGTTGGATGACATCATGCAACAATTTCATATTGGAGCAGCGGCGCTAGGGCAATTTTCTGGTATTTATTATATAGGCTACTCATTGATGCACTTGCCTCTCGGGATTATGCTGGATCGCTACGGCCCCAAAAAAATCATGGCAGGCTGTATCGTCTTGACAGTCATTGGATTGCTGCCGCTAATTTTTGCCGACCATTGGATTTATCCCATTGCCGGACGGGCCTTGATTGGAATGGGATCGTCGGCAGCCATTTTAGGTCTGTTTAAAATCATTCGCATGAGCTTTAGCGAAGAAAAATTTCCACGCATGCTCAGCATCTCAGTCATGATTGGTTTGATTGGTGCCATTTATGGTGGCGGCCCCGTAAGCTATATGCGTGAAGCATTTGGCTATCAAGCAGTCGTTCAATTATTTGCTGTCTGCGGCATCATTCTCGCTGCAATCACCTATTGGATTATTCCGAGCACAACGAGCACTCAGCAAACGACCATGCTTGGCGACATCAAAGAGGTTCTTAGCAATGGTCGTGTCATTTGGTCCTGCATTTTTGCCGGCTTGATGGTGGGTCCTTTAGAAGGATTTGCCGATGTATGGGGACGCTCCTTTTTAAAAGAGGTATATGGCTTCGATGGCACATTGGCAGCAAGTCTTCCCTCTATGATTTTTATCGGCATGTGCTTTGGTGCACCGGTTTTAAGTTTAATTGCCGAAAAGACAGGGAGCTATTTAGCAACCATCATCGGAGCTGGAATTGTCATGACTATCAGCTTCTCGGCTTTACTCATTTGGCACCTCGCTACCGGAGCAATCAGTGTAAGCTTTGTTCTAGTGGGCATTTGCAGCGCTTATCAAATTTTGGCCATTTACAAAGCCTCTACTTATGTTCCAGAACATGTTGCAGGTTTAACAACGGCCGTTGCCAACATGATCATCATGATCTTTGGATATGCCTTTCATGCGACCATGGGTGGAGTCATCAATGCTATGGGAGGGCCTAGTGCGTCGTCTGCCTTAGTTTATGGAATTGCTGTCATCCCTGTAGCACTTGCTATCGGAGCGGCTGGATTTTTCATCCTATTTGCCAAAGAGAAAGTGCAATCAGGAAAAACATCGGCAATCCCGGCTTCTCGCTGA
- a CDS encoding alpha/beta hydrolase: MNLNRLGNTAHHLQAVARYSGDTRFDAARAHRSVQIAIRILDQAFLGRPWNPVRDRQALAAIKQSIETIKQNQNGFFQSSDLSLLEEKVEMVFQYGMIKTVFNAQATHSSLAKNLIAPFNYLCSLVTKRFADFIRKEVYRGWSEKVKNADIKQIVEQEYIAKYNNWYQREMEQADTQDRRNHVQDILADEMAQLQNQVNNNARVQAVQQLERKAEETRELFAAIGGERIQLKTSDGVKLDATYLSCNEFKLALNAQNGQKVSFGFENGTFSGISLDPDNEQVNQCLIAKLYQLGLLASLHKPGSGYGLLYDGIHGKYVIVSKEELQNWSRRQALNFDSNLQAYVFAREPLASAYAPIPTSDDEWQRIQQWGGRKQEICIKGEKMPVPAFSTLPALRHNPDGYVSLKIPNGAGHFSRATYYIDQDKAEELVRAGVLKKVGAAYHWTRVDDISAREPRNSHNWKIKNNGVAILSSGNAGVYEMHKAEALSLLMNGCDLMMLNLRGYGGSEGEPSVQGNYCDLEAAYQFIKHRSPGIPDAKIAAWALCLSGGVAAHLVEQHPWMNLFLNQTYAEFWNILKEMLDEEVEKFLRKYIYREEEQSKLRQVIKTCLLPLISAAVRLVAPNYNVKNRLSKIKGQVCIMQATDDSLMTAEETKQMRDAIGGARTNHRFVDIPGEHCTPWNQVVIYHNRQGREVSESDYSWISFDGTHSIFIPNHALDSNRSWHLTAANGRTCSFSPDPQDPSKVIAEFDQNGTITRMQLARNKISEEVIPQFIVNLDLTPEYRGHDHVKQFLSDARMGSPII, encoded by the coding sequence ATGAATTTAAATCGTTTAGGTAATACAGCACATCATTTGCAAGCAGTTGCTCGCTATAGTGGTGATACTCGTTTTGATGCGGCTCGAGCGCATCGCTCTGTTCAGATTGCCATACGCATTTTGGATCAGGCCTTTTTAGGTCGGCCATGGAATCCTGTAAGAGATCGGCAAGCGTTGGCAGCCATCAAACAATCGATTGAGACCATTAAGCAAAATCAAAATGGTTTTTTTCAAAGCAGCGATTTATCTCTTCTTGAAGAGAAAGTGGAAATGGTGTTTCAGTATGGGATGATTAAAACCGTTTTTAATGCCCAAGCGACTCATTCTTCTTTGGCAAAAAATCTCATTGCCCCTTTCAATTATCTATGTAGTCTTGTGACGAAACGCTTTGCAGATTTCATCCGGAAAGAGGTGTATCGGGGTTGGTCAGAAAAAGTTAAGAATGCAGATATCAAGCAGATCGTCGAACAAGAATATATAGCAAAATACAATAACTGGTATCAAAGGGAAATGGAGCAGGCCGATACTCAGGATCGCCGCAATCATGTTCAAGATATCCTGGCTGATGAGATGGCGCAGCTTCAGAATCAAGTGAATAACAATGCGCGTGTGCAGGCTGTACAGCAGCTAGAAAGAAAGGCTGAAGAAACAAGAGAGCTTTTTGCTGCAATTGGCGGTGAAAGAATTCAGCTCAAGACCTCTGATGGGGTCAAATTAGATGCAACTTACCTGTCGTGCAATGAATTTAAATTGGCCTTAAATGCTCAAAATGGGCAAAAAGTCTCTTTCGGATTTGAAAATGGAACTTTTTCTGGAATTTCGCTTGATCCAGACAATGAGCAAGTCAATCAATGTCTAATTGCTAAGCTCTATCAATTGGGGCTTCTTGCCAGCTTGCATAAGCCAGGTTCTGGCTATGGCCTTTTATATGACGGAATACATGGCAAATATGTGATTGTCAGTAAAGAGGAGTTGCAGAATTGGTCTCGGAGACAAGCACTCAATTTTGATTCAAATCTGCAAGCCTATGTATTTGCAAGGGAGCCTCTTGCGTCTGCTTATGCTCCCATTCCAACCTCTGATGATGAATGGCAGCGCATTCAGCAATGGGGCGGGCGCAAACAGGAGATTTGCATCAAAGGCGAGAAAATGCCAGTTCCAGCCTTTTCGACTTTACCAGCTCTTAGACATAATCCTGATGGATATGTCAGCCTTAAAATTCCAAATGGAGCAGGTCATTTCTCTCGCGCAACGTATTATATCGATCAAGACAAGGCTGAAGAGCTTGTGCGTGCAGGGGTATTAAAAAAAGTTGGAGCTGCATATCACTGGACTCGAGTGGATGATATTTCAGCGAGGGAACCGCGCAATTCTCATAACTGGAAAATCAAAAACAATGGAGTTGCTATTTTAAGTTCAGGCAACGCAGGTGTTTATGAAATGCATAAGGCTGAAGCGCTTAGCCTTTTAATGAATGGCTGCGATCTCATGATGCTGAATTTGAGAGGATATGGCGGCAGTGAGGGAGAGCCGAGTGTACAGGGTAACTATTGTGATTTAGAAGCGGCCTATCAATTTATCAAACACCGCTCTCCAGGAATTCCAGATGCAAAAATTGCCGCATGGGCTCTTTGCTTAAGTGGTGGAGTTGCCGCTCATTTGGTTGAGCAGCATCCTTGGATGAACCTTTTCTTGAATCAAACGTATGCCGAATTCTGGAACATCTTGAAAGAAATGCTCGACGAGGAAGTAGAAAAATTCCTCAGAAAATACATCTACCGAGAGGAAGAACAGAGCAAGTTAAGACAGGTGATTAAGACATGCCTTTTACCGCTTATTTCAGCCGCCGTTCGGCTGGTTGCGCCCAACTACAATGTAAAAAATCGCCTGTCAAAAATTAAGGGGCAGGTTTGCATTATGCAGGCCACCGACGATTCATTAATGACTGCCGAAGAAACAAAGCAGATGCGAGATGCAATCGGAGGTGCACGCACCAATCATCGGTTTGTCGATATCCCGGGAGAGCATTGTACACCTTGGAATCAGGTGGTCATTTACCATAATCGCCAAGGAAGAGAAGTTTCAGAAAGCGATTATAGCTGGATCTCTTTTGATGGCACCCACTCCATTTTTATTCCAAACCATGCCTTAGACTCTAATCGAAGCTGGCACTTAACCGCTGCAAATGGAAGGACCTGTTCTTTTTCTCCCGATCCACAAGACCCAAGCAAGGTTATTGCCGAATTCGATCAAAACGGCACAATAACGAGAATGCAGCTTGCTCGGAATAAAATATCCGAAGAGGTCATCCCGCAATTCATTGTCAATCTTGACTTGACTCCAGAATACCGAGGACATGACCACGTCAAACAATTTCTGTCTGACGCCCGCATGGGATCTCCGATTATCTAA